Proteins found in one Candidatus Hydrogenedens sp. genomic segment:
- a CDS encoding right-handed parallel beta-helix repeat-containing protein has protein sequence MNAIMLKKVPLKYMIYANKLLGTALLTFCFSLLISTFSSGERIVTPGEDLVQVIQDETDESIFLMQTGPSKPTVYEINQPIIVDRPISLVGVDNTATPSTNRLPTEVVIKGNNIFQGVIKGGDFEPPDSSVWNVDINPPDLYDPSYSIIEENTRALSPTHLALFKGISEPLVPDQISQDFKFPFNPINTGPISVIDDPEVYQDILLAKVGLVVDILETQPIMFPKGTEPTKLSYAENTGLSLLNPLPIDLSGLVDAKLQFKIMRDNGPINPDDIIEISIKMGTLDSVVLSIPIATILNPMAWEPWEFDILSLIQQFSGGENPIITLNIKKLGAGDNTVYFDDFVLFLDFNLLPDVPIPIVCGGFDGGLCAPWIGVGNWAIVNDPVEGDQCLMLGPSPEQVRQVWLEFYVKTDVFSGKSTDQLKILFDGVMPPLQLLAELSPGNWTPLIEYRPNAFPNTDQYTRILAEIPSGLTNDNSPHRVSFISQVAPSAVSPDSLDPNTTVFLLDDVNFLVGSITDLRPPEPGYIIPNGNFESGVDGSWILTTTPVIPERDINDVIVPEGGYTAPWCAHLGDVPPAKISFFVKPVNIVAPTDYFVVWLGDNENITAKVIYDSRVNGMPALGVWTKIERWLTPPLLGEGDSSFELHVKAHIISISPGNYILFDDFCVSPYGGLGSVVSPNDVCYQNAIQNPSFEIDPDTYWNKNAIALAMGPIHCYDLNSSDCTLPEPPITGMRALRFSGIDMKPSLMFWLKIVDATDDSESELEILIDGQVIKAIRANDNTLWNGYQPITICDELIPFLDMAQHRLTIRIKPECLKEPVKYLIDDFCFGYKVFLMQNALVCYPNLLLDPSFEAGYSTPWEVLPDNSIIKGGPTGFPEAHTGVWYVELKQKQPDIRVLWQEEINIPTSADNLQFIIRVSKGDFPENSKISVYWDTLNGTPVWSATADDFPDGQWILEEIPLPYTTNPHILYFVYENCRTAHPSIFMIDDVAVVRSRFPLIEVRPGGDLCIESISLMKGSTGILNSGGVSKIYRCFIGPFLDDGITVISDSVASISQTVIHGNNIDGVVNQGTAVILQSTIRANGGKGVVSKGNGDTSVIASLIWENRSGGLIAESGATLRSGWNLVHPDVTSGVTLIGSPIGVFPSTVLFVDYPWTGKLRTPIPAMVSLDTIIKNYLPSSMRTYIVNSGCGETANLYPFVDFESDMRSLINVQVSADEVPIVGTILFWTMCKVSPVLPRQITGRERDIGIGNDFNVDIKVVGDITLSDSMLYLVPEEYVPYVVGAVDQLVQINKLPAELKKPVEITDISGKIGRAEFVINNLFLSDDDGIQFTTNGRARLFLRVGQILIGIYSEYGTLMRLPPADTEFIIDTIQPRLREDLLSYTAGGFVFQNNDIVSPPSGFTYPPNWCPDILKPMAYSSGTLGQVAHIFFNNREPLSFALQCAFYDPYPVDIAGNVRSVEVSGFNNNRTDVNVTGSSPIFDLIANGPIYEGFEPYPPGLGCAYIVLLNDVDSVLSYSTQPSLIYSMTYDTAQTGYTQPWQTARTVWQWLNLLFGIDWHIRVKFGVRDLSGNVLYEPANLTQGELNIWWMIDPDFEITTAPKFGEWTNNPQIMYKLTRSVSQKPTNADPCLSIVGIRVWTALDPFNYETTQWIPVDVFNNRWGWIIDRESLDKNTPIVFSNGSITTLGSVISDRKYCGALLMATMTGADEAGNVRPLPTVLLGNKVDAIGTLTANAVPLAVWRNPCDFDIDTNLQVDTWWNRCTADYPTWREVNYNFGERDFGAVQRVPLPLYEDACNYRVEMKLKMSIVIPTQGYAISQYGFDVQIFEDSNLVAGGTVYMLQGATTAEIYIPTDFMNPPNDNPTFNLNWYTSVSNFLNAPPTKCEGLPADRLGDEGSPEKGYRKRDVKYDIVVRAFAQDITTGALITDSTPTKVSVTIYPPVGDTERAITAPSQPKDEQKIKLFIHE, from the coding sequence ATGAATGCCATTATGTTAAAGAAGGTACCTTTAAAATATATGATTTATGCTAATAAATTATTGGGTACTGCTTTATTAACATTTTGCTTTTCTCTCTTAATATCTACGTTTTCATCAGGAGAACGAATTGTGACTCCTGGTGAAGATTTAGTTCAGGTTATACAAGATGAAACAGATGAATCTATTTTCCTTATGCAAACAGGTCCCAGTAAACCCACAGTATATGAAATTAACCAGCCCATTATAGTAGACCGCCCTATTAGTCTTGTAGGTGTTGATAATACAGCGACTCCGTCTACAAATCGATTGCCTACTGAAGTTGTTATTAAAGGAAACAATATTTTCCAGGGGGTTATAAAGGGAGGGGATTTTGAACCTCCTGATAGTTCAGTATGGAATGTAGACATAAATCCTCCAGACCTATATGACCCAAGCTACTCTATTATTGAAGAAAATACACGTGCATTAAGTCCAACTCATTTAGCGTTGTTCAAAGGAATAAGTGAACCATTAGTACCGGACCAAATTAGCCAGGATTTTAAGTTTCCTTTTAATCCAATAAATACAGGTCCCATAAGTGTAATTGATGACCCTGAAGTTTATCAGGATATCCTTTTAGCAAAAGTTGGATTGGTTGTCGATATTCTTGAAACACAACCAATTATGTTTCCAAAGGGAACAGAACCAACAAAATTATCGTATGCAGAAAATACTGGATTGTCTCTTTTGAACCCGCTACCAATTGATTTATCTGGTCTTGTAGATGCTAAGCTTCAATTTAAAATTATGAGGGATAATGGACCTATAAACCCAGATGATATAATAGAAATTTCAATTAAAATGGGCACTCTTGATAGCGTGGTATTATCAATCCCTATAGCTACCATTCTAAATCCTATGGCTTGGGAACCATGGGAATTTGATATATTATCTCTAATACAACAGTTTAGTGGGGGTGAAAATCCAATTATAACACTGAATATTAAGAAATTAGGGGCAGGAGATAACACAGTCTATTTTGATGATTTTGTGCTATTTTTAGATTTTAATCTTTTACCTGATGTGCCAATACCGATTGTATGTGGTGGTTTTGACGGTGGGCTTTGTGCGCCATGGATTGGCGTAGGGAATTGGGCGATTGTTAATGACCCTGTAGAAGGTGACCAATGTTTAATGTTAGGCCCTTCACCAGAGCAGGTAAGACAGGTTTGGCTTGAATTTTATGTAAAGACAGATGTATTCAGTGGAAAATCAACTGACCAATTAAAAATTCTTTTTGATGGAGTTATGCCACCGTTACAATTGCTTGCTGAATTGAGTCCTGGAAATTGGACACCGCTGATAGAATACAGACCCAATGCATTTCCTAATACAGACCAATACACACGTATTTTGGCTGAAATACCATCCGGTCTAACTAATGATAATAGTCCACATAGAGTTTCATTTATTAGCCAGGTGGCTCCTTCTGCGGTATCACCTGATAGTCTTGACCCTAATACGACTGTTTTCTTGTTAGATGATGTAAATTTTCTTGTAGGTTCTATAACTGATTTAAGACCACCTGAACCGGGCTATATCATCCCTAATGGAAATTTTGAATCGGGTGTTGATGGGTCTTGGATATTAACAACCACACCTGTCATCCCCGAAAGAGATATTAATGATGTAATTGTTCCAGAAGGTGGATATACAGCCCCTTGGTGTGCACACTTGGGTGATGTTCCACCAGCAAAAATCTCATTTTTTGTAAAACCAGTTAATATAGTTGCTCCAACAGATTATTTTGTAGTTTGGTTAGGTGACAATGAAAATATAACAGCAAAAGTAATTTATGATTCTCGTGTAAATGGGATGCCAGCCTTAGGAGTATGGACAAAGATAGAACGTTGGCTTACACCACCTTTGCTTGGTGAAGGTGATAGTAGTTTTGAACTTCATGTAAAGGCTCATATTATTTCTATTTCACCAGGAAACTATATTTTATTTGATGATTTTTGTGTTAGTCCTTATGGCGGTTTAGGTAGTGTCGTTAGTCCCAATGATGTTTGTTACCAGAACGCTATCCAGAATCCATCTTTTGAAATAGACCCAGATACGTATTGGAACAAGAATGCAATTGCATTGGCTATGGGTCCTATCCATTGTTATGACCTAAATTCTTCAGATTGTACCCTTCCCGAACCTCCTATTACAGGCATGAGAGCTTTGCGATTTTCAGGGATTGATATGAAGCCATCATTAATGTTCTGGCTTAAAATTGTAGATGCAACGGATGACTCAGAATCGGAATTAGAAATTTTGATTGATGGTCAAGTTATAAAGGCAATAAGAGCAAACGATAATACGTTATGGAATGGTTATCAACCTATCACAATTTGTGATGAATTAATTCCATTTTTAGATATGGCACAGCATCGTTTAACAATTCGAATAAAGCCGGAATGTTTGAAAGAACCTGTAAAATATTTGATAGATGATTTTTGTTTCGGATACAAGGTGTTTTTAATGCAGAATGCATTGGTATGTTATCCCAACCTTCTTTTGGACCCGAGTTTTGAAGCAGGCTATTCTACACCATGGGAAGTATTACCCGACAACAGCATTATAAAAGGTGGTCCAACTGGTTTCCCCGAGGCGCATACCGGTGTGTGGTATGTAGAACTAAAACAGAAACAACCAGATATCCGAGTTTTATGGCAAGAAGAAATTAATATCCCAACATCAGCCGATAACCTCCAATTCATTATACGAGTTTCAAAAGGCGACTTCCCGGAAAATAGTAAGATTAGTGTTTATTGGGATACTCTTAATGGTACACCGGTATGGTCTGCCACTGCAGATGATTTTCCTGATGGTCAATGGATTCTCGAAGAAATCCCATTACCTTATACAACTAACCCCCATATTTTATACTTTGTTTACGAGAATTGTCGGACTGCACATCCTTCAATTTTCATGATTGATGATGTTGCTGTTGTTCGTAGTAGATTCCCATTAATCGAGGTGAGACCTGGTGGAGATTTATGTATCGAAAGTATTTCCTTAATGAAAGGCTCCACTGGAATTTTAAATTCAGGTGGAGTATCAAAGATTTATAGGTGTTTCATAGGTCCTTTCCTTGATGATGGCATCACAGTTATATCTGATAGTGTAGCAAGTATCTCTCAGACAGTTATTCATGGAAATAACATAGATGGGGTCGTAAATCAAGGAACAGCCGTTATTTTACAAAGTACAATTCGAGCAAATGGAGGGAAAGGTGTTGTAAGTAAGGGCAACGGCGATACAAGTGTAATAGCATCGTTAATCTGGGAGAATCGGAGCGGAGGGCTTATTGCTGAGTCTGGTGCTACGTTGAGAAGTGGGTGGAACTTGGTACATCCAGATGTTACAAGTGGTGTTACTCTTATTGGTTCGCCAATCGGGGTTTTTCCGTCTACGGTTTTGTTTGTTGATTATCCCTGGACAGGTAAATTAAGGACTCCTATTCCAGCCATGGTATCACTTGATACAATAATCAAGAATTATTTGCCATCATCAATGCGAACATACATTGTAAATTCTGGCTGTGGCGAAACAGCCAATCTATATCCTTTTGTAGATTTTGAAAGTGATATGAGAAGTCTTATTAATGTTCAAGTAAGTGCTGATGAAGTGCCTATTGTAGGAACAATTTTATTCTGGACAATGTGCAAAGTTAGTCCTGTCTTGCCCCGTCAAATAACAGGAAGAGAGAGAGACATTGGAATAGGTAATGATTTTAATGTTGATATAAAAGTTGTTGGAGATATAACATTATCTGATTCCATGTTGTACCTCGTCCCTGAAGAATATGTGCCTTATGTCGTAGGAGCAGTTGACCAACTTGTTCAGATAAATAAATTACCTGCGGAGTTAAAAAAGCCTGTTGAGATAACAGATATTTCGGGGAAAATAGGAAGAGCAGAATTTGTTATTAATAATTTGTTTTTATCTGATGATGACGGAATTCAATTTACAACCAATGGTAGGGCACGACTCTTCTTGAGAGTTGGACAAATCCTTATAGGAATTTATTCTGAATATGGAACTTTAATGCGTCTGCCCCCAGCTGATACTGAATTTATTATAGATACCATACAGCCTCGTTTGAGGGAAGATTTGTTAAGTTATACAGCAGGAGGATTCGTTTTCCAGAATAATGATATAGTTTCACCGCCTTCAGGTTTTACATATCCACCCAATTGGTGTCCTGATATATTAAAACCAATGGCGTATAGTAGTGGAACGTTAGGACAGGTAGCACATATATTCTTCAATAACAGAGAACCTCTTTCATTCGCTCTGCAATGTGCATTTTATGACCCTTACCCTGTGGATATTGCAGGAAACGTAAGAAGTGTTGAAGTTTCAGGTTTTAATAATAACAGAACGGATGTAAATGTAACAGGAAGTAGTCCAATTTTTGATTTAATTGCAAATGGGCCTATTTATGAAGGTTTTGAACCTTATCCGCCGGGATTAGGTTGTGCATATATTGTTTTATTGAATGATGTAGATAGTGTCTTGTCTTATTCAACCCAACCTTCATTGATTTACTCTATGACATACGATACGGCGCAAACAGGATATACCCAGCCATGGCAAACAGCAAGAACCGTCTGGCAGTGGTTGAATTTGTTATTTGGTATAGATTGGCATATACGTGTTAAATTTGGGGTTCGAGACCTGTCAGGTAATGTTTTATATGAGCCGGCTAACTTAACACAAGGTGAACTTAATATATGGTGGATGATAGACCCTGACTTTGAGATAACTACCGCTCCAAAATTTGGTGAGTGGACAAATAATCCACAAATAATGTATAAATTAACACGTAGTGTTTCGCAGAAACCAACTAATGCAGACCCGTGTTTGTCTATAGTTGGGATTCGTGTTTGGACAGCCCTTGACCCGTTTAACTACGAAACAACGCAATGGATACCTGTGGATGTATTTAATAATAGATGGGGCTGGATAATTGATAGAGAAAGTTTAGATAAAAATACACCTATTGTATTCTCGAATGGAAGTATAACAACTCTCGGCAGTGTTATAAGTGATAGAAAATATTGTGGTGCTTTGTTAATGGCTACAATGACAGGAGCTGATGAGGCTGGAAATGTACGACCTTTACCTACTGTATTATTAGGCAATAAAGTAGATGCAATAGGGACATTAACGGCAAATGCTGTTCCATTAGCAGTATGGCGAAATCCATGTGATTTTGATATTGATACGAATTTGCAAGTAGATACATGGTGGAATCGTTGTACCGCAGATTATCCAACATGGAGAGAGGTCAATTATAACTTTGGCGAACGAGATTTTGGGGCAGTCCAACGTGTCCCACTTCCTCTATATGAAGATGCATGTAATTATAGAGTCGAAATGAAACTGAAAATGTCTATTGTTATACCTACTCAGGGTTATGCAATTAGTCAATATGGTTTTGATGTGCAAATATTTGAAGATTCCAATTTGGTGGCGGGAGGAACTGTATATATGCTTCAGGGGGCTACAACAGCAGAAATTTATATCCCGACAGATTTTATGAACCCACCTAATGATAATCCAACATTCAATCTGAATTGGTATACCAGTGTTAGTAATTTTTTGAATGCCCCACCGACAAAATGCGAAGGATTACCTGCAGATAGATTGGGTGATGAAGGTTCACCAGAAAAAGGCTACAGAAAACGTGATGTAAAGTATGATATTGTAGTGCGTGCTTTTGCTCAAGATATTACTACAGGTGCTTTAATAACTGACTCAACACCAACAAAAGTATCAGTAACAATATATCCACCTGTAGGAGATACAGAAAGAGCAATAACAGCACCCTCACAGCCGAAAGATGAACAGAAAATAAAGTTATTCATACATGAATAA